A region of the Sphingobium yanoikuyae genome:
CACGAGACTGAGTGAACCTCCTGAAATCGCGCCAGAAAGCAGCGATGCCGGGGAGGCATAAAGCGCTTTGACGAGGCTATCCTGCACCTCAGCATTCTGCTGGGTACGGGGCGCAAAGCGCGCGCGCAGGACTGCGCACAGATGGCGGACGAGGCGTGACACGTGCCAGCATAGTGGCGGATCAGCCTTGAGATTTGGTAAACCAGATGCCCACCAAAGCAGATCAATTCCGCTGCCCGATCAACAATATCCCCCTCTCCTCCCCGGCCAAGGCACTGTCATATGGGGCCGGAAACAGGCTGTAGGACAGCGGAAAGGACGGGCACGAAAAAGGCCGGTGGATCGCTCCACCGGCCTCATCATTTTCGCAACAAGCGCAGGACTGATTAGAAGTCCATGCCGCCCATGCCGCCCATGCCACCCGGCATGGCGGGCATGGCGGGCTTGTCTTCGGGCAGTTCCGAAACCGCGGCTTCGGTGGTGATCAGCAGACCAGCAACCGAGGCAGCGTTCTGGAGCGCGGTGCGCACGACCTTGGTCGGGTCGATGACGCCAGCGGCAACCAGATTTTCATAGGTGTCGGTCGACGCGTTGAAGCCGAACGAGGTGTCGGTCTGGTCGAGCAGCTTGCCCGAGACGACAGCACCGTCATGGCCGGCGTTGGCGGCGATCTGGCGAACCAGCGCGGTCAGCGACTTGCGGACGATGTCGATACCGCGGGTCTGGTCGTCATTGGCGCCAGCGACGCCTTCGAGAACCTTGGTCGCGTAGAGCAGCGCGGTACCACCACCGGGGACGATGCCTTCTTCGACGGCAGCGCGGGTCGCGTGCAGGGCGTCGTCGACGCGATCCTTGCGCTCCTTGACTTCGACTTCGGTCGCACCGCCAACCTTGATGACGGCCACGCCGCCAGCCAGCTTGGCCAGGCGTTCCTGCAGCTTTTCACGGTCATAGTCCGAAGTGGTGACTTCGATCTGCGCACGGATCTGCTCGGTACGGCCCTTGATCGAGTCGGCATCACCGGCGCCATCGACGATGGTGGTGTTGTCCTTGTCGATGGTGACGCGCTTGGCGGTGCCCAGCATGCCCAGGGTGACGTTTTCGAGCTTGATGCCCAGGTCTTCCGAGATCACTTCGCCCTTGGTCAGGACGGCGATGTCTTCCAGCATGGCCTTGCGGCGATCGCCGAAGCCCGGTGCCTTGACCGCAGCAACCTTCAGGCCGCCGCGCAGCTTGTTGACGACCAGGGTCGCCAGCGCTTCGCCTTCGATGTCTTCGGCGATGATGAGGAGCGGACGGCCCGACTGAACCACGGCTTCCAGGATCGGCAGGATCGACTGCAGATTCGAGAGCTTCTTCTCGTGGATCAGGATGTACGGATCAGCCAGCTCGACAGCCATCTTTTCCGGGTTGGTGATGAAGTAGGGCGACAGATAGCCGCGGTCGAACTGCATGCCTTCGACAACGTCCAGCTCGAAGTCGAGGCCCTTGGCCTCTTCCACGGTGATGACGCCTTCCTTGCCGACCTTTTCCATGGCTTCGGCGATCTTCTCGCCGACTTCCTTGTCGCCATTGGCCGAGATGATGCCGACCTGGGCAA
Encoded here:
- the groL gene encoding chaperonin GroEL (60 kDa chaperone family; promotes refolding of misfolded polypeptides especially under stressful conditions; forms two stacked rings of heptamers to form a barrel-shaped 14mer; ends can be capped by GroES; misfolded proteins enter the barrel where they are refolded when GroES binds), translated to MAAKDVKFSRDARERILRGVDILADAVKVTLGPKGRNVVIDKSFGAPRITKDGVSVAKEIELKDKFENMGAQMVREVASKTNDIAGDGTTTATVLAQAIVREGMKSVAAGMNPMDLKRGIDLAVAKVVEDIQSRSKPVAGSAEVAQVGIISANGDKEVGEKIAEAMEKVGKEGVITVEEAKGLDFELDVVEGMQFDRGYLSPYFITNPEKMAVELADPYILIHEKKLSNLQSILPILEAVVQSGRPLLIIAEDIEGEALATLVVNKLRGGLKVAAVKAPGFGDRRKAMLEDIAVLTKGEVISEDLGIKLENVTLGMLGTAKRVTIDKDNTTIVDGAGDADSIKGRTEQIRAQIEVTTSDYDREKLQERLAKLAGGVAVIKVGGATEVEVKERKDRVDDALHATRAAVEEGIVPGGGTALLYATKVLEGVAGANDDQTRGIDIVRKSLTALVRQIAANAGHDGAVVSGKLLDQTDTSFGFNASTDTYENLVAAGVIDPTKVVRTALQNAASVAGLLITTEAAVSELPEDKPAMPAMPGGMGGMGGMDF